In the genome of Xiphophorus hellerii strain 12219 chromosome 14, Xiphophorus_hellerii-4.1, whole genome shotgun sequence, the window tcgggcgggccgttcctcccaaccacgcccctccaggtctcactgtcgttgcccacgtgagcgttgaagtcccccagcagaacaagggagtccccaggaggagcactttccaataccccctctaaggactccaaaaagggtgggtaatctgaactgtcgtttgGCCCGTAAGcgcaaacgacagtcagaacccgtccccccacatgtaggcggagggaggctaccctctcattcaccggagtaaaccccaacgtacaggcgccgagatggggagcaacaagtatgcccactcctgcccgacgtctctcaccctgggcaactccagagtggaagtatgtccagcccctctcaaggagactggttccagaaccagagccgtgcgtcgaggtgagaccgactatttctagccggaacctctcaacctcacacactagctccggctccttccccatcagagaggtgacattccacgtcccatgagccagtttctgcaaccgaggatcggaccgccagggtcccctcccttggccgccacccatcacacagaGCACCCGAcgcctttggcccctcccacgggtggtgggcccatgggagggtgACTATAACctactgttaggtaaattgtatttttagtaattatcaaatatttgttgtatcatgtagccttgtagttacatttagataatgtttctgtgtgttaaataactttgattctatcctgagatttcctgggaaataggggtgacagctactctcagcagctgttgccctgcaggacttcctacaagacagaggtgttaattgctcccagcagagttttacatgcctgacaataaactctgctctgtgcttctttgtgatacaaagccgttgctttgaagctatgcaacgtgtctTATTCGACGCcgtgcctggagaaagaaagatttagagtatagataacatgtgtctagactagtgaatgttatttagcgctgcaaccatatGATGAATGCTTTAACCCCACCCCATAGggttgcagcgccccgtgtgaCAGGGTTTCctgaaatcaataaaatagaGGAGCGGGAGATGTGTTTTccagagcggttggagatttgtaactggaagcacatctctgtctgctctcctcgcgagaaacaaagaatctaactctcttgtctttcttctgttttgtttaattaggtatttagacctgacacctaccataaataaatgtgactgaCATACTGAAAGTGTTTATTTAAagcaaactgaaataatttgcctTTGATCTCGTCTAACTACTTCAGAGTCTTTGGTTTCATTCTTTTCAATCTatcttcagaaatatttatttcatccaCTCCATTAGTTTTGAATGCTGCACTCATAATGATTCCATTATTAGTTATGAACATCAGTTGTTTGAGTTGTGGTTTACTAAATAATGTTATCATTGTTAACAAAAGCAGCATTGCTTCATTATAAAGCCAATTATTATCAATCATGTGAATCCAAACTCTTTGCTCTTTACAGCTCTTTGCTCTGCAGCTACACTGACTGTCACTCCCGACCGATCCCAGTTCTTCAAGTACGACCGAATCACTCTTACCTGTGTGACAAACTCCAGTGGCTGGAAAGTGATGAGGACAATAAAGAACAACCCTCTTCAGAAATGTCAGTATGGTTGGGCAATCCCAGGAGAATCCTCCTGCATCATTGAGGATGCTTATCCAACTCACACCGGCGAATACTGGTGTGAATCTGAGCGAGGAGAACGCAGCAACAGGGTCAATCTCACTGTTACTGGTAATGGACATGCATCTTGTTTGAGTTTACTCTAAGTGTggttaatttaacatttttaagttaataTAATTCTTATAAAATGGTTTTCATTTCAGGTAACAATGTGATCCTTGAGAGCCCTTCACATCCTGTGTTTGAGGGAGAAAATGTGACACTTGGTTGTTCCTACAAGGAAGACAAAGATGATGACACATCCACCTCAGATTTTGAAGCTGCTTTCTACagaaatgatttattcattGGGAAAAAGAAACCAGGGAAAATGATCATTGAAGCAGAGGAAGGTTTCTACAAGTGTCTCCATCCTTCTGGAAGACAGTCACTGAAGAGCTGGCTGGCAGTGAGAGGTGATGATTTACTGCTTTGATTCATTCAGGCTGTCAGAACTCAGTTACCTTTAAGAAAAGGTGGattttagttaaaatatttaaacaaaatgcaaatctCAGACTCAACCTATGATTCACCTCAGTCTCCAAAGCGTTGCCTCCAACTCACACACTAAAGAAGCCTGTTTTTCTTGGcaatattcttttattttagtagATATTTGCTGAAATTTACTGAAAGTTACATTTGTTCAAATTACATGAAAGTAATGTTAATTATCCTGtaataattttcagaaaatttggggaaaatgcacatttcttttcagtttatGCCAAAAAGTAACTCAAAAAGACACTCCAACAAGGTCCTTTAATAAAAGTGTAATTTACCAATAAATCATTATTGGCACTGACGTTTTCATGCCTTGATCCTACaaatacataaacagaaaaatattaaacctATCGGTTCTaagttcaatttatttatatttgtctaAATGTTGTTTCAAGgcactttataaaaaaataatttcaattcaatcatgcagacattccaattgatcctagCTATCAAACATTATGATAtgctcaattaattattcaaaacagtttaaaaagtttctgtctAAGGAAATCCAGCAGGTTTCTTTAGATCGACTTTTGCAGGCCAGTATAAGATGAACATCTCTGCAGACCAAAAACACTCAGTCCTCAGCACCATCCTGCTTCTTCAAGTTGCATTgttgctccaacacacctgaatcaataACTGGCTCATTACCAAACCAGTTCACAGCTGACTGACTGCTGGTGAGGGAATTCAGCTGTTCGATGCTGGTCTGCTGGAGTagaaatgcatctaaaagttgcagaaccaCAGCTCTTCAGGACTGGTTCACACACCCCTGGTGTGCACAAACTTGCTGGATGAACCTGATTCTGGTTCTTCCATTTTGTATTGTGATTGAAAATTTTATAgctattgtttatttatttttttgcttacaGCTAGAGTTCCCCCCACAGAAATTtatcctccttctcctccttctgaACCTGGTGTTCCTTGGATCAGAGTGATTTCTGGCATCGTGCTCTTCATCCTCTATAACATCATACTAATCTTATGTGTATACACATACCGTAAGTGGGCTCGAGGTaagttattataaaatattctagtaatgttttataaaacagaaaattcttGTGAAACTGTTTTCTGTCCTAATTTAACAATGGCTGTTATTTCTGCTCCTTTTATCCTGGAATATCCACgtgttttactgaaaatattctaaaataaacgtcattttgaaaatcatagatctgtaatgaaaacaaatggatTCTTCCTTAAAGGGATTTAAATATTGGTGTGCAGCTTGTACTCTTTTAACCACTGGTCAGTAAATCTTTAGTTTCTGCTCTCCTCTAAGTGAATCTGACAAACATTAGAGCAGTGGGAGGATTTGGCAATGTGGCTGTAGAGACCAGTTAAAGGAAGTGAGGACAGAAcaagatttttcaaaataaagtaagaCGTGATTCTGATCAAGGTAACAGTCATTTAATCAGAGCAATGCAGAACTTATATACCacgttttatttatatattttaactaCATTATGTAATTACAGCTGTGAATATTTACTGTTATCTTACCAATTGCTAAACATTCAATTActtttcagttcaattcagtttattttctatAGCATCAATTCACAACTAATGTCATCCTGAcacactttacaaaaatatttttattgatcccAGTTATCAAACTGTATGGGGAGCTCAGTTTATTGttgaattagttttttatttcacacacacgcccacacacacattcctaTAAACAC includes:
- the LOC116732074 gene encoding Fc receptor-like protein 4 isoform X1 — its product is MTFSALCLMFSLCSAATLTVTPDRSQFFKYDRITLTCVTNSSGWKVMRTIKNNPLQKCQYGWAIPGESSCIIEDAYPTHTGEYWCESERGERSNRVNLTVTGNNVILESPSHPVFEGENVTLGCSYKEDKDDDTSTSDFEAAFYRNDLFIGKKKPGKMIIEAEEGFYKCLHPSGRQSLKSWLAVRARVPPTEIYPPSPPSEPGVPWIRVISGIVLFILYNIILILCVYTYRKWARAKTDMKRRIADHVLVN
- the LOC116732074 gene encoding Fc receptor-like protein 4 isoform X2, which produces MAFFSLCLMFSLCSAATLTVTPDRSQFFKYDRITLTCVTNSSGWKVMRTIKNNPLQKCQYGWAIPGESSCIIEDAYPTHTGEYWCESERGERSNRVNLTVTGNNVILESPSHPVFEGENVTLGCSYKEDKDDDTSTSDFEAAFYRNDLFIGKKKPGKMIIEAEEGFYKCLHPSGRQSLKSWLAVRARVPPTEIYPPSPPSEPGVPWIRVISGIVLFILYNIILILCVYTYRKWARAKTDMKRRIADHVLVN